The proteins below are encoded in one region of Triticum aestivum cultivar Chinese Spring chromosome 1B, IWGSC CS RefSeq v2.1, whole genome shotgun sequence:
- the LOC101669855 gene encoding gamma-gliadin-like → MKTLLILTILAMAITISTANMQVDPSGQVQWPQQQLVPQPQQPLSQQPQQAFPQPQQTFPHQPQQQVPQPQQPQQPFLQPQQAFPQQPQQPFPQTQQPQQPFPQQPQQPFPQQSQQPFPQTQQPQQPFPQQPQQPFPQTQQPQQPFPQFQQPHQPFPQPQQQFPQPQQPQQSFPQQQRPFIQPSLQQRLNPCKNILLQQCKPASLVSSLWSIIWPQSDCQVMQQQCCQELAQIPQQLQCAAIHSVVHSIIVQQQQQQQQQQQQQQGMHILLPLSQQQQLGQGTLVQGQGIIQPQQLAQLEAIRSLVLQTLPTMCNVYVPPECSIIRAPFASIRASSGHHLPA, encoded by the coding sequence ATGAAGACCTTACTCATCCTGACGATCCTTGCGATGGCAATAACCATCAGCACCGCCAATATGCAGGTCGACCCTAGTGGCCAAGTACAATGGCCACAACAACAACTAGTCCCCCAACCCCAACAGCCATTATCCCAGCAACCGCAACAAGCATTTCCCCAACCCCAACAAACATTTCCCCATCAACCACAACAACAAGTTCCCCAGCCTCAGCAACCACAACAACCATTTCTCCAGCCCCAACAAGCATTCCCCCAACAACCACAACAACCATTCCCTCAGACTCAACAACCACAACAACCATTTCCCCAGCAACCACAACAACCATTTCCCCAGCAATCACAACAACCATTCCCCCAGACTCAACAACCACAACAACCATTTCCCCAGCAACCACAACAACCATTCCCCCAGACTCAACAACCACAACAACCATTTCCCCAGTTCCAGCAACCACACCAACCTTTTCCCCAGCCCCAACAACAATTCCCGCAGCCCCAACAACCGCAACAATCATTCCCCCAGCAACAACGACCGTTCATTCAGCCATCTCTACAACAACGTTTGAACCCATGCAAGAATATCCTCTTGCAACAATGCAAACCTGCGTCATTGGTGTCATCCCTCTGGTCGATAATCTGGCCACAAAGCGATTGCCAAGTGATGCAGCAACAATGCTGCCAAGAACTAGCACAGATTCCTCAGCAGCTCCAGTGCGCAGCCATCCATAGCGTCGTGCATTCCATCatcgtgcagcagcagcaacaacaacaacaacaacaacaacaacaacaaggcaTGCATATCCTGCTGCCACTATCTCAACAACAACAGTTGGGTCAAGGTACTCTCGTCCAAGGCCAGGGCATCATCCAACCTCAGCAACTAGCTCAATTGGAGGCGATCAGGTCATTGGTGTTGCAAACTCTTCCAACCATGTGCAACGTGTATGTCCCACCTGAGTGCTCCATCATCAGGGCACCATTTGCCAGCATCAGGGCATCATCAGGGCACCATTTGCCAGCATAG